From a single Phragmites australis chromosome 7, lpPhrAust1.1, whole genome shotgun sequence genomic region:
- the LOC133925256 gene encoding transcription factor SRM1-like encodes MAVEEASNSGGEEGSGAWTREQEKAFENAVATVGEEDEEGDTRWEKIAEAVEGKTAEEVRRHYELLVEDVDGIEAGRVPLPTYAADGGTEEGGGGGGKKGSGGGGGHGEKGSAKSAEQERRKGIAWTEDEHRLFLLGLEKYGKGDWRSISRNFVISRTPTQVASHAQKYFIRLNSMNRERRRSSIHDITSVNNGDTSAAQGPITGQTNGQAANPGKSSKQSPQPANTPPGVDAYGTTIGQPVGGPLVSAVGTPVTLPVPVPPHMAYGMHAPVPGAVVPGAPVNIAPMPYPMPPPSSHG; translated from the exons ATGGCCGTGGAGGAGGCGAGCAacagcggcggcgaggaggggtCCGGGGCGTGGACCCGCGAGCAGGAGAAGGCGTTCGAGAACGCGGTGGCGACggtgggggaggaggacgaggagggtgACACAAGGTGGGAGAAGATAGCGGAGGCCGTCGAGGGGAAGACGGCGGAGGAGGTCAGGCGGCACTACGAGCTGCTGGTGGAGGACGTCGACGGCATCGAGGCGGGGCGCGTGCCGCTCCCCACGTATGCTGCTGACGGCGGCACCGAGGAAGGGGGCGGCGGGGGTGGGAAGAAAGGGAGCGGGGGAGGAGGGGGCCACGGGGAGAAGGGGTCGGCCAAGTCGGCCGAGCAGGAGCGCAGGAAGGGGATCGCCTGGACCGAGGACGAGCACAG ATTGTTCCTTCTTGGACTTGAAAAGTATGGCAAAGGTGACTGGCGTAGCATCTCACGGAACTTTGTGATCTCAAGGACACCGACTCAAGTAGCTAGTCATGCACAGAAGTATTTTATCCGTTTGAACTCAATGAACAGAGAGAGGCGACGGTCAAGTATACATGACATCACCAGTGTGAACAACGGAGATACATCAGCTGCTCAGGGGCCAATCACTGGTCAAACAAATGGGCAGGCTGCAAATCCTGGGAAGTCCTCTAAGCAATCTCCACAGCCAGCAAATACTCCTCCAGGTGTCGATGCTTATGGTACCACAATCGGACAGCCAGTTGGTGGCCCCCTTGTCTCAGCGGTTGGGACTCCCGTTACGCTTCCTGTTCCTGTTCCACCTCATATGGCCTATGGCATGCACGCCCCGGTTCCAGGAGCTGTAGTACCTGGTGCCCCAGTAAACATCGCTCCAATGCCCTATCCGATGCCACCTCCATCATCTCATGGGTGA
- the LOC133925652 gene encoding putative B3 domain-containing protein Os04g0676650: MADAKGSSAGGAGAGHGDLGRAIPQGQYQTFLASVQYRTAPSAANVHHQYPAGMIPAPAAMPVQVPVPRTPYSPQIFVPQPQSQPAPGSYQSYSPYGNTTSSQYQGGFADWRMYNDAIMSIARAATPFGGGGGSSSSSYGSHQNVSPSTNIWTNNYVPSNPYFTNYGGPATKDVLQAPSFHNNNHHEKDSAISYIVWKRNGETTTHVLLHSFWASCDAGFATNFRATAPVVPASPFQLMSPGSANCSSAQIFQEVNNLEDTSTAFGGNEIESDNSEELDPTLAPEIQNMNQSNGVIDAMSNTMVNCRDYRTVLRKDLTNSDCGNIGRIVLPKKDAEANLPPLVEIDSMILEMDDLMLPAVWKFKYRFWPNNKSRMYILETTGEFIKRHSLQAGDILIIYRNKRTSRYVARAVKAIQLSSTTEVMECECMKQGNSSEDCGFAVSAPTKKT, translated from the exons ATGGCCGACGCCAAGGGCTCGTccgccggcggcgccggcgcaggccacGGCGACCTCGGCAGGGCCATCCCGCAGGGGCAGTACCAGACATTCCTGGCGTCCGTGCAGTACAGGACCGCGCCGAGCGCCGCGAACGTGCACCACCAGTACCCCGCCGGCATGATCCCTGCGCCGGCGGCAATGCCGGTGCAGGTGCCCGTGCCTCGCACACCGTACTCCCCCCAGATCTTCGTGCCGCAGCCGCAGTCCCAGCCGGCCCCCG GAAGCTACCAGAGTTATTCTCCCTACGGCAACACTACATCGTCGCAATATCAAGGAGGTTTTGCGGACTGGAGAATGTACAACGATGCAATCATGTCTATCGCTCGTGCCGCCACTcccttcggcggcggcggcggcagcagcagcagcagctatgGCTCTCATCAAAATGTGTCCCCGTCCACCAatatatggactaacaattacgTGCCGAGTAACCCTTACTTCACTAACTATGGCGGCCCTGCAACAAAGGATGTGCTTCAAGCTCCTTCCTTTCACAACAACAACCACCATGAGAAAGATTCAG CCATTTCATATATAGTTTGGAAAAGAAATGGAGAAACGACCACTCATGTATTGCTTCATTCGTTCTGGGCATCTTGTGATGCAGGTTTTGCCACAAACTTTAGAGCGACTGCACCAGTGGTACCTGCTTCACCTTTTCAACTGATGTCACCAGGATCGGCCAATTGTTCTTCTGCTCAAATCTTCCAGGAAGTCAATAATTTAGAG GATACTTCAACAGCCTTTGGAGGCAACGAAATTGAAAGCGACAATAGCGAGGAACTGGATCCTACTCTGGCTCCAGAGATACAAAACATGAACCAGAGCAATGGAGTTATTGATGCCATGAGTAACACA ATGGTCAACTGCAGAGACTACCGTACTGTCTTGCGCAAGGACTTGACAAACAGTGATTGTGGAAACATTGGACGAATTGTGCTGCCAAAG AAGGATGCAGAGGCTAATCTGCCTCCCTTGGTTGAAATTGATAGCATGATACTGGAAATGGATGACTTGATGCTTCCAGCTGTATGGAAGTTTAAGTACAG GTTCTGGCCTAATAATAAAAGCAGAATGTATATCTTGGAAACTACTG GTGAATTCATTAAGAGGCACAGCCTTCAAGCAGGGGACATCCTCATCATCTACAGAAACAAGAGAACCAGCAGATAT GTTGCCCGTGCGGTTAAGGCCATCCAGCTGAGCTCCACCACGGAGGTGATGGAATGCGAGTGCATGAAGCAAGGAAACAGCAGCGAAGACTGCGGGTTCGCCGTGAGCGCTCCGACCAAGAAGACCTGA
- the LOC133925258 gene encoding actin cytoskeleton-regulatory complex protein pan1-like yields the protein MSYSYASRHRGPGMSTSTLLAAKVAFASAALAAAASFARLAVPQLVSVAGAVFPRVWAIVRFWLTPPYLFVTVHLIILVIWKLSDHRHFQAQAHHRDPWPVAQHTPHPPAAAVPAVEEAAPAVRAKEEFDSSAGYDEPLEPEFSPDSGGGESCVTTESDEDASSAPSSYLVDARRSVAPAQEHAVLERELSLPPQTVDFDGEGDDDLDATWNAIMQKTRPAPAAPAPAPPPPAQQPPPPPRARDPSVGAEEMNRRFDDFIKKNRHSFGRQ from the coding sequence ATGTCATACAGCTACGCCTCGCGGCACCGCGGCCCAGGCATGTCCACGTCGACGTTGCTCGCGGCCAAGGTGGCCTTCGCGTccgccgcgctcgccgcggCCGCCTCCTTCGCGCGCCTCGCCGTCCCGCAGCTCGTGTCCGTCGCCGGCGCCGTCTTCCCGCGCGTGTGGGCCATCGTGCGCTTCTGGCTCACCCCGCCATATCTCTTCGTCACCGTGCACctcatcatcctcgtcatctgGAAGCTCTCCGACCACAGGCACTTCCAGGCCCAGGCTCACCACAGGGACCCCTGGCCGGTCGCTCAGCACACTCCGCACCCTCCGGCGGCTGCTGTCCCCGCCGTCGAGGAGGCCGCCCCTGCCGTCAGGGCCAAGGAAGAGTTTGACTCCTCGGCCGGGTACGACGAACCCCTGGAGCCTGAGTTCTCCCCGGACTCCGGCGGTGGCGAGTCCTGCGTCACGACGGAGTCCGACGAGGACGCCTCCTCCGCCCCTTCATCCTACCTAGTGGACGCGAGGCGGAGCGTCGCGCCAGCGCAGGAACACGCGGTTCTTGAACGCGAGCTCTCGCTGCCGCCCCAGACCGTGGACTTCGACGGCGAGGGGGACGACGACTTGGACGCCACGTGGAACGCCATCATGCAGAAGACGCGCCCGGCGCCCGCGGCGCCAGCGCCTGCCCCTCCCCCTCCCgcgcagcagccgccgccgccgccaagagCGCGGGACCCATCGGTTGGCGCGGAGGAGATGAACCGGCGGTTCGACGACTTCATAAAGAAGAACCGCCACTCCTTCGGGCGGCAATAG